The DNA sequence ACGCCCAACGCAGCCGCGGTGATCGACGACTTCGGCGAGATGACGTTCAAGGAACTCGACGACGCCGCCAACGCGGTGGCCAACGGCCTGCTCGCCAAGGGCATCAAGGGCGGTGACGGCGTGGCGATCCTGGCCCGCAACCACCGGTGGTTCCTGGTGTCGGTGTACGGCGCCGCCAAGACCGGCGCCCGCATCATCCTGCTCAACAGCGAGTTCTCCGGCCCGCAGATCAAGGAGGTGTCCGAGCGCGAGGGCGGCAAACTCATCATCTACGACGACGAGTACACCAAGGCGGTGCAGGCCGCCGAGCCCGAACTCGGCAAGCTGCGCGCGCTCGGCATCAACCCGGACAAGCCCGACGAACCGTCCGGTACCGACGAGACCCTCGAGGACCTGATCGCGCGCACCGGCAGTGCGCCGCCACCCAAGGCCTCCAAGCACTCGTCGATCATCATCTTGACCAGCGGCACGACCGGTACCCCCAAGGGCGCCAATCGCAGCGCGCCCCCGTCACTGGCGCCGATCGGCGGCGTGCTGTCGGCGGTGCCGTTCAAAGCCAACGAGGTGACCTCGCTGCCGGCGCCGATGTTCCACGCGCTGGGCTTCCTGCACGCCACCATCGCGATGATGCTCGGGTCGACGCTGGTGCTGCGCCGGCGGTTCAAGCCGGCCACGGTGCTGGCCGACATCGAGAAGCACCGGGCCACCGCGATCGTGGTCGTGCCGGTGATGCTCTCGCGCATGCTCGACGAACTCGACAAGACCAGCCCCAAGCCCGACCTGTCGTCGCTGCGCATCGTGTTCGTCTCCGGATCGCAGCTCGGCGCCGAACTGGCCACCAGGGCGCTCAAGGAGCTGGGCCCGGTCGTCTACAACCTGTACGGCTCGACCGAAGTGGCGTACGCGACGATCGCACGGCCACAGGATCTTTCGAAGAATCCCGCCACGGTCGGGCCCGTCGTCAAGGGGATGAAGGTCAAGATCCTCGACGACAACGGGAACGAGCTGCCACAGGGTGAGGTGGGCAGGATCTTCGTCGGCAACTTCTTCCCGTTCCAGGGTTACACCGGTGGCGGCGGCAAGCAGATCATCGACGGCCTGCTGTCGTCCGGCGATGTGGGCTACTTCGACGAGGACGGCTTGCTCTACGTCAGTGGCCGTGACGACGAGATGATCGTCTCCGGCGGCGAGAACGTGTTCCCCGCCGAGATCGAGGATCTGGTCAGCGGTCACCCCGAGGTCGTCGAGGCGACCGCACTCGGCGTCGAGGACAAGGAGTGGGGCCATCGGCTGCGCTGTTTCGTGGTGAAGGTCGAGGGCTCCTCGATCGACGAGGACACCATCAAGACCTACGTCCGGGAGAACCTGGCGCGTTACAAGGTCCCACGTGAAGTGGTCTTCATCGAGGAGTTGCCTCGTAATCCGACCGGCAAGATCCTCAAGCGCGAGCTGCGCGAGATGGACATCGAGTAGTCCGACTAGCCAGCGCCGTGCACCGCGAGGCCTCGCACCACGAGCGCGCGCGTCTGTACAGCGACGCGCCGCGCTCGCTGGCATTCAACGCGCCCTCGCCTCCGGTGAGGGTGCGCTGCGGTACGTGACACGCCCCGCGCGGGCGTGCAGCCACGCGCGGGCGTGCAGCCACGCGCGCTCGTCGGGCGAGGTGGTCGGCGGCTACTTGACGGCGTCGGCCATCATCGCCGCACCCGGGATGGCCAGTGAGATGAGCATCACCAGCATCAGGAACCACCCAGAACCCTGCCAGGCGGCCCAGCCGCCACCGGCCTTCCACACCCGGTAGGTCTGGATGAAAGCGCCCAGGCCGCCGAGGAACAGGAACACCGGCACCAGCGACGCGGCGTACACCGAGTCGCGGGCCCCGAATGCGTGGAACGCGAGCGCCACCCCGGCCACCGCAATGACCACCAGCGTGTACAGAGCCGCCGGCCGGAACGACCCGGGCTTGTCCAAGCGCTTCTCAGCGAAGTCGCGGTCAGTACTCATACCGGACGGGTACCCCCGATCGGCAACCCGAATCTGCGGTCAGATCGCAGTTTCCTGGAAAATTGCGATCTGACCGCAGGCTCGGCGCCACTTCGCGATCTCCCCGCAGGCTCGGCGCCCAAGAACCCGCAGGCTCGGCGCCAAATCGCGATCTCCCCGCAGGCTCGGCGCCCAAGAACCCCGCTCTAGGGATCGCGGGGCAGCCCGAGCAGGCGTTCGGCGATGATGTTGAGCTGCACCTCCGACGTGCCGCCGTAGATCGTCGTCGCGCGTCCGGCGAGCAGGTACTCGGCCCACTTGCCGGACGGTTGGCCCTGGTCGCCCACCGC is a window from the Mycolicibacterium poriferae genome containing:
- the fadD2 gene encoding long-chain-fatty-acid--CoA ligase FadD2, translated to MSELSDISAQAAAKAQQTVGKYLERGSAELHYARKMFSAGALKLEPPQDIVAFVADIRRWGEFGMIPALNARRTPNAAAVIDDFGEMTFKELDDAANAVANGLLAKGIKGGDGVAILARNHRWFLVSVYGAAKTGARIILLNSEFSGPQIKEVSEREGGKLIIYDDEYTKAVQAAEPELGKLRALGINPDKPDEPSGTDETLEDLIARTGSAPPPKASKHSSIIILTSGTTGTPKGANRSAPPSLAPIGGVLSAVPFKANEVTSLPAPMFHALGFLHATIAMMLGSTLVLRRRFKPATVLADIEKHRATAIVVVPVMLSRMLDELDKTSPKPDLSSLRIVFVSGSQLGAELATRALKELGPVVYNLYGSTEVAYATIARPQDLSKNPATVGPVVKGMKVKILDDNGNELPQGEVGRIFVGNFFPFQGYTGGGGKQIIDGLLSSGDVGYFDEDGLLYVSGRDDEMIVSGGENVFPAEIEDLVSGHPEVVEATALGVEDKEWGHRLRCFVVKVEGSSIDEDTIKTYVRENLARYKVPREVVFIEELPRNPTGKILKRELREMDIE